The DNA window GAAACTTCTTCCTTCCCCATCTCAGCTGCTAAGCCAAGAGCTGTGTGTGACAactgccagctgctcctccaaCCACAATTTACCAATGTTATGGGGCAGACTAGAAAGTGCTAAAGAACAAGAGGAATCAAAGCATCAATGTTGCATTTTTGTCATATTTCATTTCCTCATTTTGCTTTCCTAGAAAGCACAAATATCGGAGGTCTGAATACCATCTTCTGAACAAGAGGTAGCTCCAATATAtgtaaaatgctgctgctgaactAACAACTGTTAAACTGTTTTCCCCATTAATAAGGGAAATTACATTAGGATTCCAAAGGAACTGGTAAATAGTACTGTGCCATGCAATTTATATCTAGGCTCTCCAcctaaaaagaatgaaaaataccCGCTGGTTATAtccatatttttgtttttcattatatttgtcttttcatttttctcaacATAGAACCtgcttgctttttctctgttgtAACTTCTAATGTTATTTTTTGAGACTTTAAATGGTATTCCTCAATGTCATTATTTCAAGATTTTATATGTGCAGGTATTTTATGTATTGGTTATTTTTCTTAAGGTGTAGACAAGTGTACTATTtacaaaaagaaatgtttagagaaagaaaaatgtaattatgaAAAAGCTGAATATCTGGGCTATTCAattcttgggggtttttgtgcAGCCTAAATTATAACCTGTTTATTGATGTTTTGGTCTGATTTCAGGTTACCATTGGCCAGATGTATGCCACAGAAAAATTGATCATTGAGTATCCAGAAGACATACAGCCAAGAAAAGCCTCTGATCCTGAAACAACACTGGCCCATCTTCAGCATCCTATAGTGCCACCACGTACAGAAACTGCACCACGTACAGAAACTGCACATGCCCACATCTGAGCTTGTCTGTTCACCATAAGAAATGCCTGAGAGACTGTTTTTGGCAACCACAGTTCTATTTTCTAAAGGGTCACATGTTCTAAGATAAATAGCTGTGATTTATAATAGCATATAAGGTAGTCTTGGAATCTGTTTGCTTGTGTGTCCTATGTGATGGAATAGTTCCTGCTCTATTTCAACAATAAAACTTCATTAAACTACCTGCAACCAGCTACATTATTCTGCTGCTGACATTGTCTCTCGCTGACCACGAAAAACATGTTGGTTTAAAACCCCTAAAGATTTAAAATCCTTCACCCAGTTACTGAGTTTGTATTAATCCTGTTGCACTTAAAAATATCCAGCATCTGAACtaaattagtattttatttaaagtattAAAACCAGAGATGGTCAGAATTTTCGTCTCCTGGACTTTGATACTTACAGATATCACAGCCTGCATTGTGTGGTTTCCTTGAAGAGCATCCCTTGACATTTCAGGAGGTGACATAAAAAAATCACTAGTTCTTTCTTTAGTTTCCAAGAGTTAATATTAATAACCAGTCCTACTTTGAGCAATTAACTGATCAGAATAGCAGAATGGAAGACTTGAATTACTGAGCCTTGGGagctttcaaattttttttcaccacCAAGTCCTTTAATTTGTTGAGGTGAAGCTATTAGCAGAAAGCTAACTTTATCAAAGATTTCCCTTTTTCACAAACATCGTGAATTttggcagaagaaaaagaacCTGACTGGAACAGTAACTCAAGTGCTGTAAGTCATGAAGTGGCAACAAGCTTTGCCTAGAAAAAGTGCTCAGCATAGCATTTTATTGATTGTTCTTATATCCATAGAAGGCTCAACACTTTTAAGACCACAgattaataaacaaaaaattttgATCAGGTTTTGCTCAAGTCATTGCTGTGCttgaatttgttttcaattaGAAATTTGCAGAAAAATTAAGCAGTGCAAAGCTGgcatacaggaaaaaaaatagtttgcttttatttcaatGAATTGTTGGGGGGGTTTTAAGTAGAGAAACAAAAGCTCAAAACTAGTTCCTCAGCACTGTGACCTTTGAAATCCACCccttatttttcttgcttcacAAAATTAATCTTTGTTTATGTTCTTCTGTGTTGTTCATGCTCTGTGAAAACATTATTAAAGCAGAGTGTCTAATTGAAGTGTCTAATTTAGAACAAACTCCCATTCCTCACTGCCCTTTAAAGTGTATTTTACCATTTTGGACAGTTATATTGAGATGTATAGTAATGGATTTCATATGAACAATACAGTGTACAGAATAAAATAGTGTGTACCTGAGACTGCCAATGTAGCCCCCTTTCAATTTCAGATAAAAAGCAAATACAATAATAATTCTCGCCTTATTAGGTGTATAAGTACTGCAATGTAAATTGCTTTTAGtgaacattttattaaaatggCATTTAATTATTCTAATAGGTAATATACATTAGATTTTGTATTTGAACAGAAATATCCAGAACAACTGGATAATTAAGTGCACTTAAGTTAATGGTGAAAGTGCAGGGGAAGAAGGATTTGATTGCTCTTTAAGCTTCCAGTGAGCTCACAGAAATGCAGCATCTCACACTCTTAGATGACACAGGCCTGGAAGGGCTGCCAGTTTTATACTGTTAGAAACCTGGTTGCTAAAACAGTACATGTAAAATCCTTGTCTAAAACAGCTTAATTACTGAAACAAGCACTGCATACCATTTCAGGATCTGAGAATGTATGctagaaagcaaaataaacataTTAATAAATAGCATAGCCCTGATTTATAAAGAGGAACAACTCTATCAGTaactggttttgggtttttttaatacttaaatCTGTTTTCACCATATTCGTGAAAAAATAAGGGAACTCTTTCAATGTATAATCAGTTCTTCAAAAATACCTTTCCAGTGAAGTTCTTCAGCATTGTTTCCAACAAGAACATAGCTGTAGATGGTATGTCCTGTCATACAGGCAGGCAGTCATGGGAACGTGAAATGTCTTATTAATTCCTTCCAAAGTATGAAAGATATTACTTCTCCATTAATGCCTAAAAATTCTGTTGTTAAGTTTTTGTGGTAGATAAAACACTACTGCAATCCCAGTTCATGGCATCTGCTCCAACCTTCTTTCTCAAGGCTACCACTCAGATTCCCTCTCCCTTCTACTTTCAGAGGAGCAGTAGTAACCTTCAGGTACGTTCTACAGAGAGAACCATCCAGGCAGGGGGGGAAAAGTGGTGGTGCTCTGTAatttccctctgtccccagtcCATACTGCAGAGGGCAAAACAACTGACCTCAGTAAAGCACATATCAGTTCTTATTGAAATTACTGATCAGCTTATCATACAGTGTTTATACTGTACTTACACAGAATTTATACATTACTTATTAGAAGCAAGGTAAGAACTCCTCTGCTTCTACAGTCCAAAAGCCTGCGTAACACTATCTAGCTTGTTAACAGGAGTGCAAAGCCAGCAAAGGCATTATCACTTACTCCTCAAACCCAACAGCATTTTAGACGCTTGTTCCCTGTTTTGGACAGGCCTGtatgtttcctttgcttgtaACACACATGTAAGTGCATGGTCACTTAGTGTTAATTATGTGCATATCAGTTGTACATGATTGGAAAATACCTACAAATATATTTTCCGTTGTCTGACATCCATTTTAAGGTAATTTGCCAAAATGTGCCCAGTTCTGTACAAAACCATAACTTGACAAGTGCTTTTGCATTGAAATCCTACAAGCTATGGAAAGAAAATACCTGCTGAGCACACCTGGCTTAAGAAGTCGAGCCCAGCTGTAGGCTGGGGTGACGTGAGTGTTGTTTGGTGTCCACTTGCCCTGTTCTTGCccttggctggggctgtgctcatCGCTGCCAATGGAGAGAGCAGCCTGGAGGGCTGGCACTGTGCTccagcctcagagctgctgtgctcttacAGCTGCACCTTCTGTGCTCCACCAGTTCCGTTTACGTTGCAATACTCATTAAATCTCTCTTGGCACGCTGTCAGAAGCTTTGTTGGATTTTGTCAAAGCAGTGTAAACAACAGGAATAGTTAAAACACAAAGGAATGATCCCATGACTTACATACAATGTCCACTGTTATAAAAAGTAtacattttttccttagaaCAGAGGTCAATAAATATCTTTATTAAAACTGCAATATCTTAGCAAAACAGTTTTGCTTTTGTATTATAATAAAAATGGAGTTTTACCAATCTCGACACTTTAGCAAACTATTGACCTAAGCAGTATGAACCAAAATTTGAGTGTGTGCCTATACTGTAGTCTGTCCTTACTTTTACAGGATAAGCTTGGAAACAGcactctgaaaggaaaaaaggaacaatttGATTAGTATTAGTAACTGTTCAAAGGCATTTCTTTTGTGTGTTACAACCTCTCAATAATTTTTTCTGCAATTGAAAGCATGGATTCAAAATGCCCAGCTACATCAGAGGTACAGATTTTCAGGAGGAGAGCAACCCAAGTGAGAAGCATGTGCTTTACATACAGCATTGAAATAAGCTAAGAAGGATTTTAACTTAGCACTCACTTTTCTCAAAagatatttctatttaaaaaaagcctCCAAGTTTCCAGGCattaaaagcaaaacttttACCCTCTAAAACCAGCAGACAGAATAACTATGGAGAAGCACCAGCCCCTCAACTTTACTTCCTGTAACACAACATAAATGCGTCTGTCCTGATTCCCAGCACAGACCATATGTACGCGTAAACAGAGCCGTGAAAGAGCTGTGCTCTGACTGTTTTCCTGAGTTTTCCATAATGATCTACAGTGAAATCCTGGCATTATTCAAGTCAGGACTATACTGTTTGCTTTATTCTGCCATTCTTAACATAGGCATAGTTATTTCATACTCTTGGGAATATTTTGCTTGATGACCTTtataaaaaaaagaactaaGCTGTGCAGCTGTTTAACTGAGTGTTTACATTCCTGCTTTTTTCACTATTTTAGAATATAAGTATAGTGCATGAGGCCTTAatatgaaagcagaaaaaaaaaaaaaaacagagaagccAGTAATTCTTCCAAAAGCATGTATTTTCTACaactgtaaaaggaaaaaatttgtAACTCTCAAACCTGTTTCACAAACATACGCACCTTCAAAAAAATTCCACAGTTTACGGAGGTAATTAAATATGTTTTGCAAGAGATGTTTCTTTCTAAACTACTTACCTTTTTTGCTGTTAAACCAGTATCTACTGAAGCTTTGCAAGAGGGGGAGATGATGGTAATTAGTGCATTCAAGTAACTACTCTTCTGTGTTTGGGAAAAAGAACTATGGAGACCTGTGAAGAATGTACAGGCTTTCTATTGAAACAGTACACCccataaatatttataacagTCTTTGGCAATATGCTAATCCAAGGAAAGTAATTTTCCCTCTCTCAGAAAGAATCATGAAAAAACAATTAAGGTGATTTAATTACTGCCATGCATAGACAGCAGATTTTGAACTCTTGACAGATGAACATTCATCACAGTGCCATGTTATCCTAACCCCATAACACAAGACTCTGAACAGAATGGACAGTTAAACCTAGATCCTTACCTTCCTGCCGTACTTTGGGCTAGATCCAAATCCCAGCGAAGCCAATGGGAGCAGAAGCCAGACTTTCCAAGTACTGACTGAAAGCTccaattttaaataaaacagaagtaGTTTTCATGCAAGCTTAGAGATCTTCATGGCACCAAAGTAAATTTAGCTTTACAGCCCTTTCCTGAATCatttaaatctgaatttaaaagaaagtgTACATGGCAAAAAATTGCTTAAGGAAGATTTACCTTTTATGTCCTTCACAGTTACCCCTACAGAGTTTCAACTATATTAAACTTTCTTCATTTATATACACCTATAAAACAGTTTGGCAGCTATTCATACCCTAAGTCCTTAATCCGTGGTGGGGGAACAGAAAtctgcataaaataaaaatctttggaGCTGGAGTTTTTCCAAAAGTGCAATAAATCTTAAATTTCTTATTTAGGTTAGGGGAAGGGAGCGTGTTTATGAGAACATCTTCCAAAAGTTATGCTTTGAATCTTTATGAAATACATTAACAGTAATGCAACCAAACAGAAAGAGTGCCTCACTTAACATTTCACTCTACTGGCCTTGAGATTTTAATGGAATTAAAATAACTTCATTTGATAATATTCCTTTGAGAATAATGTTGCAATTATGCCATGTGTCTCAACCTATGGtcaggagcaggagccctgggatTCGCTGATGGGGGCTTGCAAGCCTTTGGTACACACATGGTCGAGTTGGATTTTTACAACTGCTGCCCAGGGTAATCTTTGATAAAGACTTGCTTTTCCATAGCCCTCAGGAACCTCAGCTATGAAAATACAGACAACTGTGAGCAGGCTGTCTTTGAGCCCTACTTTGGAAATCTATGCTTCTGTAAAATCCTAAGAGCAAAGAAATGTACTGTCTATCAAAAAGTGAGTATGTCTGACTCCTATCTAGAggttttctccttcctttcacAAAGAGTAAATCTCAATAACAAATAAAAGCACTTCAGCAGGTATGAAAGCACAAAAATGTTGTGCTTTAATTAACACAATTGGCAGGATTTACAATTGGCACTGATTTTCTGAAGCACTCAGAAGATTTTACTGCCTAGCCTCAGCAAGTACTTTCTTGCATTTCGAATTTCAGGTCACACATCTgaaaagcacacagaaatgtCACATGTTCTGAATGTCAATGTTTACAGTGGACCAGAGAACATTTCCAGGCCTCTATCACTAGGCACAGCTAGCCAGGATTCTTCATGGTCCTGCCTCTGCCCAGACACAGCCATCAGAATATGGCTGCTCCTTTAAATTCTGTTAAGGAGAGATCTCTCCCCTCCTTTTTCTGGCAGTGTTTCCTTCTTCTCTGAGGCAACTAATAAACAAAGCACAGAATAAGGAAGGGGCTACAGAAATCCCAATTATTATATTGTATTTAAATGAAGGATCAATCTTGACCCTGCACTAAGAGCACATTATTTCATTGATGCAGCAATCTGAAGAAAGGCTAATTCATACCAGGTTATCCCATGTAACATCCTGTAATCCTGTAATGTATGATAGAGTTAAAACAAACTTGTATAGGGGAACAGCAGAGTTCACTATTCTCCCTTAAAACCTTTTTGGCGAGAGTTCACATGTAACCTGAAGGACAGCAGTACAAACTTCTGTTTGCCTGCACAGAGCTCTCCCTCTGTGCGTTGTCAAAGCAACTGATACAGTGTAACAGTGAATGGTTTCCCGAGGAATTAAACACCTCCTTGTCTCTGGTTGTATTCTCACACTGTGCTGTACGTGCAGGCTTTTTTGGGAGGAGGGAGGACAGGCTGTGTTTCGGCAGCAGTGTGCGTTTGAGCAGAACTGCAGCACCTTTAGTCTGAAGCTCCCTCTGCTTCCCGTCTTTCCCCCAGCAGACTCTCTGCTTTTAGCTCTGCGTCTGTTCCAGCCAGCTCAAAAGGCAGGTTAGCCGTAGGCTTGAAAATATTCTCAAGTGTATGGGGAATCTTATCAAGAAGCTATTTTTTCTAATGTTGTCAGGATagcctttaaaatgttttacatCCTCAGAGGAAATGAAGACCTGAAAAATCTCTCACTGTGCTCTGTTTCAAAATAGGAAAATGACATTCCATGGTCTTACTGGAAACCACACATCCATGTCAGAGCATTTTCTGCATTCTGGCAATTGTTCTTCATTAACCAGAAATAACCCATATTTTGAGATACTGtatcaaaagaaaacaagaagaatCAAAGTTACAGAAGAGCCCAAACAAAACTTGACCATGACCTACCTACTTTTTACCCATGCTAGTAAAACTTCCTcacaccacagctctgctgaggatGCCTGTCACAGACTCAAAGGGTGGTTTGCCTCATGCTCTGGCAGGACAGCAGTCATTTTCAGCTACAGCCCTAAACACTGCTTACAGACAGGATCATCCCTGGTAGGGACACACATTCCACAGGTTGCAAAACTGTGATGCCTGCTGTTACATTTTGctaaatagaaagaaaataaaaggaaaaaaaaaaagaaaaaaaaaagagggggaggaaagTAAGTGTGATGGTGAGCTTTatggctttttttaaaacttttttttattcttacaAACCCATTTGCATTGGTAGTTTTTGCTTAATTTCAAGAGTTGGGACACCAGTAGTAGTCAACCTCTAGGCTTGCAGTGCAAGCGTGAAGACCATAAAATCAATTCAAGTGTCCAGCGCCATAAAGTCCAGCCGTGTGCACAACAAAGTCCTTTCCCAGCAAcatacaaatacagaaaaatatgtaGCAAAAAAGCTGAATAAATTATAAATACTTGAGAAATGTGGTGCAAAATGTAACATAGGGAGATCTGAACTAAGGCACTTGTTTCCATTTATTACTGAGGACACCCTCTCTGTATGGCAGCGTCACTCCTCAGTGAGAAGGGTCATCCAAGCCAGACCCAAATCTGAAAATACAGAACCGTGTATGAGACAAACACCAGCTTTCACTTCACAGTGCACGACTCAAAGATGTTACTAAAGTTCTCCTGATAAACACAGCATCAGCAAGTATTTTAACTCCTCCTTCGTCCCGGTTTTAGACTCGTCGGTTGTGTGAAAAGAAGTCAGCGGTCTATTTTAAGCAAAAACCtttctgcacaagtccctgTTGGCTGCTATTAGCCAGACGGGATCTCCATGTGAGCACGGGGAGCGGTACCAAAGTGTGTTGAGTGACAAAAACCAGGGCAGCCCAGTCCAGCCCCAGATCCAGCCCCAAAACAGAGTGCCTGCTGTTCAGAGCTGTCGCAGCCGTGGCAAAGGTGGGACGGGCACGCAAGCCTGTCACGGGTTTGACAGGTGCTCGCAACAGTGAATCGTATTGTTACGGAGTCCATTgaactaaaagaaaataacagaaagaGGACAAAGCACACCATTGCTGTCGCAGTACTGTGCCTTTCAAATGGATCTGAGAACGGGAAAATTGGGATCCTAATTTATATCTGTAGCGAACACGCCACCAAGTTTTCACACGAGTGCTCTTGACTAATCGAGTAAGTGGAGTCAAGCCCAAATCAAGACCTCAGAAATTCACTTCAagaggggaaaagcagagcccACGCTACTCAGTGTcctcgctctctctctctcaaaaaaaaaaaaaaaaaaaaaaaaaaacaaaaaaaaaacaaaaaacaaaaaacaaaaaaccaaaaaggagaACAATTCCACAAGCCACAGCAATGCGAGCCTACGCACATCCATATTTCGCCGGCAGAAACTGAAGCTCCCGCTTAAAAACCACCAGACTTGGGGCAGTCTCCGGGCCGGGCCCTCGGCGCGCTGGCCGCGTCCCTCCCGAGCCGCGCCTCGCTCCGAGCGCGGGTGCGGCCCCGCCGGCCCGGCCGGGTGCCCCGGGCTCCGCTCGCCCGGCCGCCGTCAGtagcggggcgcggcggggccgcccccggGGCAGCCGCAGCAGCGCAGCGTGTAGTTGCGGCCTGCGTTGTTATCCCAGAACTCTCCCTGCGGGCTGCGGTAGCGGATGGCGAAGTGCAGGGCCGAGCCCTCCCGCAGGCTCGGCGGGACGCACAGGGTGAAGCCGTAGCGCTCGGCCGGCGGCTCGGGGGGCAGCGGCGCGGCCGGGACGTCCACGAAGGAGAGCCACTCGTTGAAGGTGTAGCGCACCGTCACCTCCCGGGGCCCGGGGCCGCCCAGCACTCGCACCGTGCCCCGCACGTCGGTGGGCGCCGCGGGCCGCCCCAGGCGCTCCAGGCAGACGCGCTGCCGCCGCAGCCGCTCGGCGCTGGGCTCGCCGCCGTCGGGGAAGTCGGGCACCAGGAGcagcgcgggcggcggcgggtcggcgccgggcggcggcgggtcCCGCTCCTCGCCGGGCGGGCTCTGCAGGTGCGACAGCGCGGCGGGCGGCACCTGCGGCTCCTCGGCGTCGCTGAAGTGCTTGACGCTGGCGAGGCTCAGCCCCAGCGAGTCGGCGAACTGCACCCGCTTCTTGCACTTGCCGCAGCAATCTtcgcccgccgccgcctccccctcgtcttcctcctcctccccctcctcctgccgCTGGCCGGGGCCGGGGGACGGCGGCCGCCCGCAGCGgcgcagctccagcagcaccagccgctcccccgccgcctcccgctTGCCGTCGCGGGGCACCGTCGGGGCCGCG is part of the Ammospiza nelsoni isolate bAmmNel1 chromosome 1, bAmmNel1.pri, whole genome shotgun sequence genome and encodes:
- the PPP1R3G gene encoding protein phosphatase 1 regulatory subunit 3G yields the protein MASPARPRQELAAEERRLRGAAPTVPRDGKREAAGERLVLLELRRCGRPPSPGPGQRQEEGEEEEDEGEAAAGEDCCGKCKKRVQFADSLGLSLASVKHFSDAEEPQVPPAALSHLQSPPGEERDPPPPGADPPPPALLLVPDFPDGGEPSAERLRRQRVCLERLGRPAAPTDVRGTVRVLGGPGPREVTVRYTFNEWLSFVDVPAAPLPPEPPAERYGFTLCVPPSLREGSALHFAIRYRSPQGEFWDNNAGRNYTLRCCGCPGGGPAPPSANPRAPAPDHRLRHMA